The proteins below are encoded in one region of Engystomops pustulosus chromosome 8, aEngPut4.maternal, whole genome shotgun sequence:
- the PHOSPHO2 gene encoding pyridoxal phosphate phosphatase PHOSPHO2 has translation MKILLVFDFDHTIVNDNSDTWIVQCAPNKKLPNVLQNSYEKGKWTEYMGRIFTYLGEQGIREDDMKRIMIAIPYTPGMTELLHFIGQNKDRFDCIIISDSNTIFIDWILTHANVNAVFDQVFTNPATFDRFGNLTVQNFHVHHCATCPKNLCKRKVLEEFVAKQTSNGVQYSKIVYIGDGSNDLCPVTFLKKGDVAMPRVGYTLEKRIAKDIELIDSSISVWSSGAEILSHLKHLLEE, from the coding sequence ATGAAGATTCTCCTGGTGTTTGACTTTGACCACACTATTGTGAATGATAACAGTGACACCTGGATTGTCCAATGTGCTCCAAATAAGAAGCTGCCCAACGTCTTACAAAACTCTTATGAGAAAGGGAAATGGACAGAATACATGGGAAGGATTTTCACCTACCTAGGAGAACAGGGAATTCGTGAGGATGACATGAAGAGGATCATGATCGCTATACCTTATACTCCTGGGATGACGGAGCTTCTACATTTCATTGGCCAAAACAAAGACCGTtttgattgcatcatcatctccgaTTCCAACACCATTTTTATTGACTGGATCCTAACCCATGCCAACGTAAACGCAGTGTTCGATCAGGTGTTCACAAACCCCGCAACCTTCGACCGCTTTGGGAACCTCACTGTGCAGAATTTTCACGTTCACCACTGTGCCACCTGCCCGAAGAACCTGTGCAAGAGAAAAGTGTTGGAAGAGTTTGTGGCCAAGCAGACGTCAAACGGAGTGCAGTACTCGAAAATTGTTTATATTGGAGATGGGAGCAATGACCTCTGTCCCGTAACCTTCCTGAAGAAGGGCGATGTTGCCATGCCCAGGGTGGGTTACACCTTGGAGAAGAGAATCGCCAAGGATATTGAGCTCATCGATTCTTCTATAAGCGTTTGGTCAAGTGGGGCCGAGATACTTTCTCACCTAAAGCATCTACTGGAGGAGTAA
- the CFAP210 gene encoding cilia- and flagella- associated protein 210, producing the protein MAAVSGPVVQYGRRRGSSRMRTEISQGDMAATSGVTVDLREVAVLPRAEWERITSYGSSLEKEARKLYDERKEREDLHLRSKEMVKNWTNTISGLRKEKLQAKKLREEREEEEKQKIDLEEAQYQAEKRRQAIENARLKQYYQNDKVKTFHSALLLTEVIKERDAQLELKSKRMNMNNRQDKDTLAKMQRELEESIYNDQQKALQRSTQRKNNAQDLLKQIEEHKHAADLEKRTSHRESEEIQRQARLYEYEMQKLHKLKTEEKKQMMKTYLAHISDRDLLRALEKQMEEENDDLIRRYVLAKKKMANLKKQREEEVHRKTVERRDKITELLAAQMQQKLDDEEERLTRALDEMEARLRRESEEKEGKRKAELKAITAHRIAMRKKKEEEEKQEKMKGLQALYEIKEADNYFIAQQMEKMKRVEDECKKVQTMQIQQMAGKKTMAQAEKEAEFEYAKKNEALVAKEEEVFQEYAKEVIDSVTKAGRNPLPLIKAAQKGTGGGRGPVYSDRGGIRPSYQVQDTSGVQLPTYQTGTTQQIKEIYDAGDVEKGKRRLGFTF; encoded by the exons ATGGCGGCGGTGTCCGGGCCTGTGGTGCAGTACGGCCGCAGGAGAGGCTCCAGTAGGATGCGGACAG aGATCTCTCAAGGAGACATGGCGGCCACATCCGGGGTAACCGTAGATCTCCGAGAAGTTGCCGTTCTCCCAAGAGCAGAGTGGGAGCGTATTACCAGCTATGGAAGCTCATTGGAGAAAGAAGCAAGGAAACTTTATGATGAGAGGAAGGAAAGAGAAGACTTGCACTTACGTTCCAAGGAAATGGTGAAAAACTGGACCAACACCATATCA ggTTTAAGGAAGGAAAAATTGCAAGCAAAGAAACTTAgggaagaaagagaagaagaagagaagcaAAAGATTGATCTGGAGGAGGCGCAGTACCAGGCAGAAAAGAGGAGACAAGCGATAGAGAACGCCAGGCTCAAGCAATACTACCAGAATGACAAAGTCAAGACCTTTCAT AGCGCTTTGCTGCTTACTGAGGTCATAAAAGAACGAGATGCCCAGTTAGAATTGAAAAGCAAACGTATGAATATGAACAATCGGCAAGACAAGGACACCCTGGCCAAGATGCAGAGGGAATTGGAAGAAAGTATTTATAATGACCAGCAGAAGGCGCTGCAGAGGTCCACCCAGAGGAAGAATAATGCACAAGATCTTCTGAAGCA GATAGAGGAGCACAAACACGCTGCTGACTTAGAGAAACGCACCAGCCACAGAGAAAGTGAAGAGATCCAGAGGCAGGCCCGGCTGTACGAGTATGAAATGCAGAAGTTACACAAGCTGAAGACGGAGGAGAAAAAACAAATGATGAAGACTTATCTT GCACACATTTCTGATAGAGACCTCCTTCGAGCTCTTGAGAAACAGATGGAAGAAGAGAATGACGACCTGATACGACGTTATGTGCTTGCAAAGAAAAAAATGGCAAACCTGAAAAAACAGAGAGAGGAGGAAGTACATAG GAAAACAGTGGAACGGAGGGATAAAATTACTGAACTACTGGCAGCGCAGATGCAGCAGAAGCTGGATGATGAAGAAGAACGTCTGACTAGAGCGCTGGATGAGATGGAAGCAAGGCTGAGAAGAGAGAGTGAGGAAAAAGAGGGAAAGAGAAAAGCTGAGCTGAAGGCGATAACCGCGCACAGAATCGCCATG aggaagaaaaaagaggaagaagaaaagcaagaaaaaaTGAAAGGATTACAGGCTCTTTATGAGATAAAGGAAGCGGATAACTACTTTATCGCACAACAAATGGAGAAAATGAAGAGAGTGGAGGATGAATGTAAGAAAGTGCAGACCATGCAGATCCAGCAGATG GCTGGAAAGAAGACGATGGCACAAGCAGAAAAAGAGGCCGAGTTTGAGTATGCCAAGAAGAATGAAGCTCTCGTGGCTAAAGAAGAGGAAGTATTCCAGGAGTATGCCAAGGAAGTGATCGATTCTGTCACCAAAGCTGGCCGAAACCCACTGCCACTTATAAAGGCGGCGCAGAAGGGAACCGGAGGAGGACGTGGTCCAGTTTACTCTGACAGGGGAGGCATTCGCCCTAGTTATCAGGTGCAGGATACCAGCGGGGTTCAGCTGCCGACTTATCagaccggcaccacccaacagaTAAAGGAAATTTATGATGCTGGTGACGTAGAAAAAGGAAAGAGAAGACTCGGCTTCACATTCTGA
- the PPIG gene encoding peptidyl-prolyl cis-trans isomerase G, whose protein sequence is MGIKVQRPRCFFDISINNVPAGRVVFELFTDVCPKTCENFRCLCTGEKGIGKTTQKPLHYKNCLFHRVVKDFMIQGGDFSEGNGRGGESIYGGFFEDESFSVKHNKEFLLSMANRGKDTNGSQFFITTKQTPHLDGLHVVFGQLISGQEVVREIENQKTDASSKPTAEVRIQNCGELVHVQKSKSKKEKKRHKSSSSSDSDGSSDSDSSSDSSSDSDEEEKSKKKKKKHKKTSKKQKKEKKKQRKKNKKSSESETEDQELQVTSTVRPEEIPTVPENKFLMRKSPQRAEEQESRLNNRERDRESSSLYQRRLLVTRSGRKIKGRGPRRYRTPSRSRSRDRFRRSETPPHWRQEMQRTQRIRYSSGERWIKGDKSELNDKESQKSPVRGRERKHSDQREGSESPHKRSDRRKKSKDRKPSSKDRESKDAENEDKRNKSRSRRRTTSERRSESKENVKSNKDDKQSKREERSSSRSKERGRERGKDKERHSDHRAKDKQRSRSKERSRQSTSKNERGRSKSKERGRSKSKERGRSKSKERGRSKSKERGRSKSKERGRSKSKERGRSKSKERGRSKSKERGRSKSKERGRSKSKERGRSKSKERGRSKSKERGRSKSKERGRSKSKERGRSKSKERGRSKSKERGRSKSKERGRSKSKERGRSKSKERGRSKSKERGRSKSKERGRSKGRDKSKEDNKSKERHEKAKSKERESEKLKRRSSSKTKERSKSRENSRRARSRSRDHDRTRSQDQERSKEKDSRRRGRSRSRDRKASQERSRNKRSRSKGGSKSSDREVSQSKSKDSSRREESSSHKKTTERESHKRRESHSSSPDSKRVRRSSRNHVSPDSNTVHSTYKEERSSHRRSRDREKRRSSHDKETSRKSRSRERGSSHAKESKFNNQSSPMSTEDKNEK, encoded by the exons ATGGGGATCAAAGTGCAGCGTCCCCGCTGTTTTTTTGATATCTCAATCAACAATGTCCCAG CTGGAAGAGTGGTCTTTGAACTGTTTACAGACGTTTGTCCGAAAACTTGTGAAAATTTCCGGTGTCTCTGCACAG GAGAGAAGGGCATTGGGAAAACCACCCAGAAGCCGTTACATTACAAGAACTGCTTGTTCCATAGAGTGGTGAAGGATTTTATGATCCAGGGAGGTGACTTTAGTGAAG GAAATGGAAGAGGTGGAGAATCTATCTATGGAGGGTTTTTTGAAG ATGAGAGCTTCTCCGTTAAACACAACAAGGAATTCTTGCTGTCCATGGCCAATAGAGGAAAAGATACTAACGGGTCGCAGTTTTTCAT AACAACAAAGCAGACGCCTCATTTGGACGG ACTTCACGTTGTATTTGGACAATTAATATCCGGTCAAGAAGTGGTGAGGGAGATCGAAAATCAAAAGACGGACGCTTCCAGCAAACCTACAGCGGAAGTCAGGATCCAGAATTGCGGGGAGCTCGTCCATGTTCAGAAGTCCAAAT ccaagaaagaaaagaaaaggcaCAAGTCGTCCTCCTCTAGCGACTCCGATGGTTCCAGCGACTCCGACTCGTCGTCTGATTCGTCCTCCGACTCCGACGAAGAGGAGAAatcaaagaagaaaaagaagaaacataagaaaacttcaaagaagcagaaaaaagagAAGAAGAAACAACGCAAGAAGAACAAAAAAAG ttCTGAGAGTGAAACTGAAGATCAAGAACTACAGGTGACCTCCACTGTTCGTCCTGAAGAGATCCCTACTGTGCCGGAAAACAAGTTTCTGATGAGGAAGAGCCCACAGAGAGCTGAGGAACAGGAAAGCCGCTTGAATAACAGAGAACGTGATCGGGAAAG TTCCTCACTTTATCAGAGAAGACTCCTGGTAACAAGATCTGGAAGGAAGATCAAGGGAAGAGGCCCCAGA CGTTACCGCACCCCCTCAAGGTCTCGGTCCCGAGATCGTTTTAGAAGAAGTGAGACTCCTCCACACTGGAGACAGGAGATGCAAAGAACCCAGAGAATTAGATATTCTAGTGGTGAACGTTGGATCAAGGGAGATAA GAGTGAATTAAATGACAAGGAGAGTCAGAAGAGCCCTGTTCGAGGAAGAGAGAGGAAACATTCTGATCAAAGAGAAGGCTCGGAGTCTCCACACAAAAGAAGTGATCGTAGGAAGAAAAGTAAAGACCGCAAACCAAGCAGCAAGGACAGGGAGTCCAAAGATGCTGAAAATGAAGATAAAAGGAACAAAAGCCGGAGTAGAAGAAGAACAACGTCAGAAAGGAGGAGCGAGAGCAAAGAGAATGTCAAAAGCAACAAAGATGATAAACAAAGCAAACGTGAAGAGCGGAGCAGCTCCAGAAGTAAGGAAAGGGGACGCGAGAGGGGAAAGGATAAGGAAAGACACTCAGATCACAGAGCAAAGGACAAGCAGAGGAGCAGGAGCAAAGAGAGATCCAGGCAAAGTACATCAAAGAATGAAAGGGGTCGGAGCAAGAGTAAGGAAAGGGGTCGGAGCAAGAGTAAGGAAAGGGGTCGGAGCAAGAGTAAGGAAAGGGGTCGGAGCAAGAGTAAGGAAAGGGGTCGGAGCAAGAGTAAGGAAAGGGGTCGGAGCAAGAGTAAGGAAAGGGGTCGGAGCAAGAGTAAGGAAAGGGGTCGGAGCAAGAGTAAGGAAAGGGGTCGGAGCAAGAGTAAGGAAAGGGGTCGGAGCAAGAGTAAGGAAAGGGGTCGGAGCAAGAGTAAGGAAAGGGGTCGGAGCAAGAGTAAGGAAAGGGGTCGGAGCAAGAGTAAGGAAAGGGGTCGGAGCAAGAGTAAGGAAAGGGGTCGGAGCAAGAGTAAGGAAAGGGGTCGGAGCAAGAGTAAGGAAAGGGGTCGGAGCAAGAGTAAGGAAAGGGGTCGGAGCAAGAGTAAGGAAAGGGGTCGGAGCAAGAGTAAGGAAAGGGGTCGGAGCAAGAGTAAGGAAAGGGGTCGGAGCAAGAGTAAGGAAAGGGGTCGGAGCAAAGGGCGAGACAAGAGCAAGGAGGACAATAAGAGCAAAGAGCGACATGAGAAAGCCAAGAGCAAGGAGCGGGAATCTGAGAAGTTGAAACGCAGGTCTAGTAGTAAAACCAAAGAGCGGAGCAAAAGCAGAGAGAATAGCAGAAGAGCTCGCTCTAGAAGTAGGGACCATGACCGAACAAGGAGCCAAGACCAGGAAAGAAGCAAGGAGAAGGACTCCAGGAGAAGGGGTAGATCTAGATCCAGAGACCGAAAGGCAAGTCAAGAGAGGTCCAGGAATAAAAGAAGCAGAAGTAAGGGAGGCTCCAAATCTTCAGATCGGGAGGTCAGTCAGAGCAAAAGCAAGGACTCCTCCAGACGTGAAGAAAGCAGCTCCCACAAAAAGACCACAGAGCGAGAGAGCCATAAAAGGAGGGAGTCTCATAGCAGTAGTCCAGACAGTAAGCGGGTCCGCAGGTCCAGTAGAAATCACGTAAGTCCAGACTCCAATactgtacatagtacatacaAAGAAGAGCGCTCATCCCACCGAAGGAGCAGAGACAGGGAGAAGAGGAGGTCCTCACATGACAAGGAGACCAGCAGAAAGTCCCGCAGTCGTGAGAGGGGTTCATCCCACGCAAAAGAGTCCAAATTCAACAACCAGTCAAGTCCTATGAGTACGGAGGACAAAAACGAGAAATGA